The sequence below is a genomic window from Thermoanaerobaculia bacterium.
CGGGTCCACCGAACATGGAACGGCATCTTGGCACCTCTGAGAAGGAAGGCCGGGCTCGATTTCAGCGCAGCATACTCCCTCCGCAGCGTGGCCGTCCGCCGGCGGCGCCGCTTTAGTTCCAGTCGCCCCCGCCGCAGCCGCCACCGCCCATTCCGCATTGCCCGCCGCCACAGCCGCCGAAGCTCGGGGCGGGCGTGGAGCTCGCTCCGGAGCCGCTATTCGCGACAGCGAAGGTCGAGAGCTGGCGCTCGACGTGCTGGGCGCCGCAGGTGGGGCAGACGGTCTCGGCAGCAGAGGTCCCCAGGTGCTGGATGATCTCGAAGCGTTCCTGGCAATCGGGACAGCGGTATTCGTAGAGCGGCATCGGCAGTCCTCCCGCAGTGAATTGTAGCGCCCGGGGCTAGCTGCTGTGCGCTCGGGCGTCAGGGAACGGTCAACGACCAGCGACCGCTGGCGTTCCATTCGAAACCGTCGCGAAAGAGCGCGTCGAAGAGCTG
It includes:
- a CDS encoding zinc ribbon domain-containing protein, whose product is MPLYEYRCPDCQERFEIIQHLGTSAAETVCPTCGAQHVERQLSTFAVANSGSGASSTPAPSFGGCGGGQCGMGGGGCGGGDWN